A genomic region of Nymphalis io chromosome 3, ilAglIoxx1.1, whole genome shotgun sequence contains the following coding sequences:
- the LOC126781424 gene encoding neural-cadherin-like, translated as MVDPLKIFWVLTNSTYLVTKFIRIGIADKNDNPPYFDKELYEAEVDENEDIQHTVLTVTAKDHDESSRIRYEITSGNIGGAFAVKNMTGAIYVAGALDYETRKRYELKLAASDNLKENYTTVVIHVKDVNDNPPVFERPTYRTQITEEDDRNLPKRVLQVTATDGDKDRQQNIVYFLTGQGIDPDNPSNSKFDINRTTGEIFVLKPLDRDQPNGRPQWRFTVFAQDEGGEGLVGYADVQVNLKDINDNAPIFPQGVYFGNVTENGTAGMVVMTMTAIDYDDPAESNNAKLWYSIEKNVIEEETGSPIFEIEPETGVIKTAVCCLDRERTPDYSIQIVASDGGGLKGTGTASIRVKDINDMPPQFTKDEWFTEVDETDGTNLPEMPILTVTVHDEDETNKFQYKVIENSGYGADKFTMVRNNDGTGSLKIVQPLDYEDQLQSNGFRFRIQVNDKGEDNDNDKYHVAYSWVVVKLRDINDNKPQFERANIEVSVYENAEVGKSLETFKATDPDQGGKSKVSYAIDRSSDRKRQFSISQEGTVSIQRSLDREDTPRHQVKILAIDDGVPPRTATATLTVIVQDINDNAPTFLKDYRPVLTEHITPKKVAEILATDDDDRSKSNGPPFQFRLDPGADDIIRASFKVEQDQKGANGDGMAIVSSLRSFDREQQKEYLIPIIIKDHGNPAMTGTSTLTVVIGDVNDNKMQPGSKEILVYNYQGQAPDTEIGRVYVYDLDDWDLPDKKFFWESSEHPNFTLNEETGMVQMRHKTREGRYHLKFKVYDRKHTQTDVPANVTVYVKEISHDAIINSGSIRISGISDEDFIRVWNYKTLSVSRSKLDIFKDKLADLLNTERENIDIFSVQLRKKHPPVTDIRFSAHGAHYYKPIRLNGIVLMHREEIERAVGINITMVGIDECIYENQMCEGSCTNVLDISNLPYMVNSNKTALVGVRVDVIAECTCGARNFTQAETCRNSPCYNGGRCIEGKYGLTCSCPPGYTGPRCQQTSRSFRGTGWAWYPSLEMCDSSHLSFEFITRKSEGVLLYNGPIVPPEPEEIVVSDFISVELERGNPRLLIDFGSGTLELRVKTKKSLDDGEWHRLDIFWDTENVRMIVDFCRSADIQEMEDGTPPEFDDSTCQASGSIPPFNEYLNVNAPLQIGGLYIEHFDPTHYHWQYMPIGKGFDGCIRNLIHNSKLYDLAHPGLSRNSVAGCPQTEEVCNQADTTSRCWEHGTCVGSFSEARCQCLPGWTGPSCNLPTTPTSFRPQSYVKFALSFEPDRFSTQIQLRFRTREPHGELFRVSDQHNREYGILEVKDSRLHFRFNLNSLRTEERDVWLNSVAVDDGQWHIARVSRYGSAATLEIDGGEGRRYNETFTFEGHQWLLVDKQEGVYAGGKAEYTGVRTFEVYADFQKGCLDDIRLEGKHLPLPPAMNGTQWGQATMARNLDRNCPSNSPCINVHCTEPFVCVDLWNEYECTCGEGLVLSPDGKGCVDKNECLYFPCRNGGSCVNREPGYRCHCPEGFWGENCELVQEGRTLKLSMGALAAILVCLLIIMILVLVFVVYNRRREAHIKYPGPDDDVRENIINYDDEGGGEDDMTAFDITPLQIPIGGPLPDHVPSKLPYPLLGVGLGVGPMVGVAPAVGVPLPGETNVGMFIEEHKRRADSDPNAPPFDDLRNYAYEGGGSTAGSLSSLASGTDDEVHEYDYLGAWGPRFDKLADLYGPDLDEQL; from the exons TACGAGTTGAAGCTGGCTGCATCGGACAACCTTAAAGAGAACTACACGACGGTGGTGATTCACGTGAAGGATGTGAATGATAATCCCCCGGTGTTCGAGCGGCCTACATATCGAACTCAAATTACAGAAGAAGACGACCGCAATCTTCCCAAGCGGGTGCTACAG GTAACAGCTACAGATGGTGACAAAGACAGACAGCAGAACATTGTTTACTTCCTCACGGGTCAAGGCATTGATCCAGACAATCCATCTAATAGCAAATTTGATATCAACCGAACAACTGGAGAGATATTCGTTCTTAAG ccATTAGATCGTGATCAACCAAATGGAAGACCTCAATGGAGATTCACTGTATTTGCTCAAGATGAAGGAGGTGAAGGGCTTGTAGGTTATGCTGATGTTCAAGTTAATCTTAAGGACATTAACGATAATGCACCAATATTCCCGCAAGGTGTCTACTTTGGCAATGTTACAGAAAATGGGACAGCAGGCATGGTTGTTATGACTATGACTGCCATAGATTACGATGATCCAGCTGAAAGTAACAATGCGAAATTATGGTATTCTATTGAGAAAAATGTAATAGAAGAAGAAACAGGTTCCCCAATATTTGAAATAGAACCAGAAACCGGTGTCATTAAGACAGCTGTATGTTGTTTGGATCGTGAAAGAACGCCCGATTATTCTATACAAATCGTAGCATCAGACGGAGGAGGGTTGAAAGGAACTGGTACAGCGTCTATAAGAGTAAAAGATATAAATGATATGCCACCTCAATTTACTAAAGACGAATGGTTTACAGAAGTAGATGAAACAGATGGGACTAATTTGCCAGAAATGCCGATTCTAACAGTAACTGTTCACGATGAAGATGaaactaataaatttcaatataaagtaATTGAAAATAGTGGATACGGTGCCGACAAATTTACTATGGTTAGAAATAATGACGGTACTGGTTCATTAAAAATCGTTCAGCCTCTTGACTATGAAGACCAGTTACAAAGCAATGGTTTTAGATTTAGAATACAAGTTAACGATAAAGGAGAAGACAACGATAATGACAAATATCATGTAGCTTATTCGTGGGTAGTTGTTAAACTTAGGGATATAAATGACAATAAACCACAATTTGAACGAGCAAATATTGAAGTATCCGTGTACGAAAATGCAGAAGTTGGCAAAAGTCTTGAAACATTTAAAGCTACAGATCCGGATCAAGGCGGTAAAAGTAAAGTTTCATATGCTATCGATAGATCATCGGACAGAAAAAGACAGTTTTCTATAAGCCAAGAAGGTACTGTAAGTATTCAAAGATCTTTAGATAGAGAGGATACGCCCAGAcatcaagtaaaaatattagCTATAGATGACGGAGTTCCTCCTAGAACAGCTACAGCAACTTTAACCGTTATTGTGCAAGATATTAATGACAATGCGCCTACATTCCTTAAAGATTACAGGCCAGTTTTAACAGAGCACATTACACCTAAAAAAGTAGCTGAAATTTTGGCCACTGACGATGATGACAGATCTAAAAGCAACGGTCCTCCATTCCAATTTAGACTTGATCCTGGTGCTGATGACATAATAAGAGCGTCATTTAAAGTTGAACAAGACCAAAAAGGTGCCAATGGTGATGGTATGGCGATTGTTTCCTCGCTTCGTTCTTTCGATAGAGAACAGCAAAAAGAGTATCTCATTCCTATCATAATAAAAGATCACGGGAATCCAGCAATGACTGGAACTAGTACTTTAACCGTAGTAATTGGCGATGTCAATGATAACAAAATGCAACCTGGATCTAAGGAAATTCTTGTATACAATTACCAAGGTCAAGCACCAGATACTGAAATTGGAAGAGTTTATGTGTATGATTTAGATGATTGGGACTTACCCGATAAGAAATTTTTCTGGGAAAGTTCTGAACATCCAAACTTTACATTAAATGAAGAAACAGGTATGGTACAAATGAGACATAAAACCAGAGAAGGCAGATATCATTTGAAGTTCAAAGTTTATGATAGGAAACACACCCAAACTGATGTGCCTGCTAACGTCACTGTGTACGTAAAGGAAATATCACACGATGCAATCATAAATTCAGGTTCAATACGAATATCTGGAATATCGGATGAAGATTTTATACGGGTCTggaattataaaacattaagtgTATCTCGAAGCaagttagatatatttaaagacaaattaGCCGATTTACTTAATACTGAACgagaaaatattgatattttcagTGTTCAATTGAGAAAGAAACATCCACCAGTAACTGATATTCGTTTTTCAGCACACGGTGCACACTATTATAAACCAATCCGGTTAAATGGAATAGTATTAATGCACAGAGAGGAAATAGAAAGAGCTGTtggaataaatattactatggTTGGTATTGATGAATgtatttatgaaaatcaaatGTGCGAAGGATCTTGCACAAATGTCCTGGATATAAGTAATTTACCATATATGGTCAATTCTAATAAAACTGCGCTTGTCGGTGTAAGAGTTGATGTTATAGCGGAGTGCACGTGTGGTGCGAGAAACTTCACACAAGCCGAGACCTGTCGAAATTCTCCTTGTTACAATGGTGGTAGATGTATAGAAGGTAAATATGGCTTAACTTGCTCATGCCCACCTGGCTATACAGGTCCAAGATGTCAACAAACATCAAGAAGTTTTAGAGGCACCGGATGGGCGTGGTACCCATCTTTGGAGATGTGTGATAGCTCTCATTTAAGCTTTGAATTTATAACACGAAAATCAGAAGGTGTTTTACTTTACAACGGACCAATAGTCCCACCCGAACCAGAAGAAATAGTCGTGTCAGATTTTATTTCTGTTGAACTAGAAAGAGGAAATCCCAGATTACTTATAGATTTCGGATCAGGCACATTAGAACTAAGAGTGAAAACTAAAAAGTCATTAGATGACGGCGAATGGCATCGCTTAGATATATTTTGGGATACTGAAAACGTAAGAATGATTGTTGATTTCTGTAGATCAGCAGATATCCAAGAAATGGAAGACGGCACACCGCCAGAGTTCGACGACTCAACGTGTCAAGCATCTGGTAGCATACCtccatttaatgaatatttaaatgtgaatGCACCATTGCAAATTGGAGGTCTTTACATCGAACATTTTGATCCTACGCATTATCATTGGCAATACATGCCTATTGGGAAAGGTTTCGACGGATGTATTAGGAATTTAATACACAACAGTAAATTGTATGACTTAGCACATCCTGGACTATCACGAAATTCTGTAGCAGGCTGTCCACAAACTGAGGAAGTTTGCAACCAAGCCGATACTACATCAAGATGTTGGGAGCATGGCACTTGTGttggtagtttttcagaagctAGATGTCAATGTCTACCAGGCTGGACAGGGCCATCGTGCAATTTACCAACAACGCCAACAAGTTTTAGACCCCAGAGCTACGTTAAATTCGCATTAAGCTTCGAACCTGACAGATTTAGTACGCAAATTCAACTACGATTTAGAACTCGAGAACCTCACGGAGAACTTTTTAGAGTGAGTGATCAGCACAATCGTGAATATGGAATTTTAGAAGTAAAAGATTCACGACTGCATTTCCGATTCAACCTAAATTCGTTACGGACAGAAGAACGCGACGTTTGGCTAAATTCTGTAGCAGTTGATGATGGCCAATGGCACATTGCTCGTGTCAGCAGATACGGTAGTGCCGCCACTCTTGAAATTGATGGTGGCGAAGGAAGAAGATACAATGAAACGTTTACATTTGAAGGACATCAATGGCTTCTTGTTGATAAACAGGAAGGTGTATATGCAGGAGGCAAAGCTGAATACACTGGTGTGAGAACATTTGAAGTATATGCCGATTTCCAAAAAGGATGCTTAGATGATATCAGATTAGAGGGCAAGCATCTACCATTGCCTCCAGCAATGAATGGCACTCAATGGGGTCAAGCAACTATGGCAAGAAATTTGGATAGAAATTGCCCATCTAATAGTCCCTGCATCAATGTTCACTGCACCGAACCATTTGTTTGTGTTGATCTTTGGAACGAATACGAATGCAC CTGCGGTGAGGGTTTGGTATTGTCTCCGGACGGCAAGGGTTGCGTAGACAAGAACGAATGTCTCTACTTCCCGTGCCGCAACGGCGGCTCGTGTGTCAACCGGGAGCCGGGCTATCGCTGCCATTGCCCCGAGGGTTTCTGGGGCGAGAACTGCGAGCTCGTTCAGGAAGGCCGCACGCTCAAGCTCAGCATGGGCGCGCTGGCGGCCATCCTCGTCTGCCTCCTTATTATCATGA TTCTCGTGCTggtgtttgtggtgtacaatcgGCGTCGAGAGGCGCATATTAAATATCCAGGTCCAGACGACGATGTTCGCGAGAATATAATAAACTACGACGACGAGGGCGGCGGCGAAGATGACATGACAGCCTTTGATATTACGCCCCTTCAAATTCCAATCGGTGGACCGCTCCCTGATCATGTACCATCCAAACTGCCAT atCCGTTGTTGGGAGTGGGCCTAGGAGTCGGTCCAATGGTTGGAGTAGCACCCGCTGTGGGTGTACCTCTGCCAGGGGAAACGAATGTGGGTATGTTCATCGAAGAGCATAAGCGGAGGGCTGACAGCGACCCAAACGCACCACCTTTCGACGACCTCAGGAATTATGCGTATGAAGGCGGCGGTAGCACTGCCGGCTCTTTATCTTCGCTTGCTTCCG GAACTGACGACGAAGTACACGAGTACGACTACCTGGGCGCGTGGGGACCGCGGTTCGACAAGCTCGCCGACCTGTACGGCCCCGACCTCGACGAGCAGCTGTAG